From the Anabaena sphaerica FACHB-251 genome, the window TGTACCCCAACGCCCTTCCCAACAGGAAGATTGGGTTCCTACTAGCCTCGATGACTGTCTAATGCGTCTGCGAGAGGCTGCACAGAAAACTGTAGAACTGGCTACGTCACCTGTGAAAATTGGTGTGATGGGTGAATTTAGCAGCGGTAAGAGTTTGCTGCTAGGTAGTTTAATTGGTTATGCAGATGCTTTACCAGTTAGTGAAAATCCCACGACAGGAAATGTCACCGCCATTCATATTAAACCACAAGATAGTTTTGCTACTACCCAAATAGATAATTACACAGTTGAGTATTTATCTCATGAAGGGGTGAATGAGTGTTTACACTTCATGTTAGGAGAAGCAAACGGACGCGCTATAGCTGCTGGTTTACCACCGTTACAAGTCTCTAAAATCAAAACTGGCAAAGATATTTCTAACTGGTGCGAGGAAGCATGGAAAAGCTCAAATAATTTAGAATTACGCTATCTATTGCGAGAGTTGGTATTATTTTTGCGGGCTTATCAAGCTTATGGTGAAGCTTTGTGTAGTAAGTATTATCACATTGATGCGGCTACGGCACATGAAGGGTTACAACTCAACGAGATGCCAATGGCGATCCAAACTCTTAAATTTGATGATCTACCACCGGCACATATTCGCTTACCCAGTGCGCCCCAAAGACTCCAAACTCAATTATTACAAAATAGTTTTCACCTAATTCGCCGTGTTGATATTGAGGTAAAAATATCAAGAGAAATTTGGGATTTAACTGGTGCTGAAGAATTTGTATTGTTAGATTTTCCCGGTTTAGGTGCAGCAAATTCTGGCGCGAGAGACACTTTTTTATCATTGCGAGAATTGGCGCAGGTGCAGACAATTTTAGTTTTGCTTAATGGTAAATCACCGGGGAGCGATCGCGCCAATAAAATATTTACCATGATGCAGCAACAACGCCCAGGACAAGATTTAAAAGACTTAATTCTTGTCGGTGTGGGAAGATTTGATCAATTACCTTTAGACAGTGAAGGTGGCGAGAGAATACTTGATTTTTTGATTGAAGAGCATCCTAATTCTCAACCTTTACAAACAGATGTAGTTTTTCAGAAATTGAAAGTTCTACAAACAATTATTGATGGCGCAGATGCCTTTACAACCCAAAAAGACCGCATCGTTTTATTATCCCCATTATTAGGTTTAGCTGAATTAGCCAAACGGTCAACTACAGTTAAAGCCGGTTCAGAAGAATTTCTGGCTAACTTAGATTATCCTGATTATCTAGAACGTTCTAAGAAATTACAAGTAAAATGGGGTAAATTAAGCGAAAAATTATTAACAACTGAACCGCGTAATCCTCTAGGTAGACAGTTAAGTTATTTTGCTCAAGATGGGGGTATTAATAAACTGCGTGAATTGATCCAAAATCATGTTGCTACTCACGGTGTGAAGCAATTATATGAAGATACCCGTAGGGCGGCTGATGTTGTGCATCAACAACAAGAACAACTGAAAGATATCATAGCCGAAATTCACGAACAAGGCATACCCACAGCCGATAGTCCCGCTTTAATTGATTTGCGTTTGGCAATTGAAACTTTAGATAAAACTTACAGAAACTTTCAAAAAGATTTGGGTAAAGAACCACTCAAAGATAGACGGGGAGTTGTTGTCAGTGATGTAATTAAAGATGAATTGACCTATAGAATTCTCAATTGGAATCAGTGGACTTTATTATTTAATAAAGCCCAAAATGGTACAATAGCTTTAGCAGAATCTAAAGGTGCAGCGGGTAAATTATTTGACCGGGGTAATAGAGTTAATAATTCTCTACCTACCAAGAGCGATGATTTTTATCCAGAGTTTGCAAAAACTGTTAAAGAACTGGAAGATTTTGCCCGCGATCGCATTCGTCAAGCCGTGGTAGACTTGTTGAATAAATTAGCCCATCAAGTAGTTTTAGAACGGGAAAAATTACAGGCTATTCTCAGCCCAGACATGGAAGAATTTATTGAAGATAAATTTGGTGTAGAAGCAGCAGATTTATTTTATAAACTTCTGTTGGGATGTGACCCAAACCAATGGAAAGAAGCCATTATCGTCGAAATCAACAATCAAGATCAAGCCATCTCTCCAGAAATCATGTTTCCCCTAGCGCGACGGGACGAAAAACACAGTATTGGACAAATATTTGATTGGTCTCCTGAAAGAAATCAAAACTCATCTCGTGCAGCTAATCATCAACTTTTTGTTTTACGTCTGCGCGATGAAATTACCGCTAGTGCTAGTCTTCACCTTGTCCAATATGTCAGTGAAGTTAATCAACAAGTGAATGCAGAATTAGAAGGAATTTTAGATCAAATAATTCCTAGTTTGCAAAACCTGTCTAAAAAAGAAGAACTACTCAGAT encodes:
- a CDS encoding dynamin family protein, translated to MEPDKLARFKEYGEFILRKIDSVPQRPSQQEDWVPTSLDDCLMRLREAAQKTVELATSPVKIGVMGEFSSGKSLLLGSLIGYADALPVSENPTTGNVTAIHIKPQDSFATTQIDNYTVEYLSHEGVNECLHFMLGEANGRAIAAGLPPLQVSKIKTGKDISNWCEEAWKSSNNLELRYLLRELVLFLRAYQAYGEALCSKYYHIDAATAHEGLQLNEMPMAIQTLKFDDLPPAHIRLPSAPQRLQTQLLQNSFHLIRRVDIEVKISREIWDLTGAEEFVLLDFPGLGAANSGARDTFLSLRELAQVQTILVLLNGKSPGSDRANKIFTMMQQQRPGQDLKDLILVGVGRFDQLPLDSEGGERILDFLIEEHPNSQPLQTDVVFQKLKVLQTIIDGADAFTTQKDRIVLLSPLLGLAELAKRSTTVKAGSEEFLANLDYPDYLERSKKLQVKWGKLSEKLLTTEPRNPLGRQLSYFAQDGGINKLRELIQNHVATHGVKQLYEDTRRAADVVHQQQEQLKDIIAEIHEQGIPTADSPALIDLRLAIETLDKTYRNFQKDLGKEPLKDRRGVVVSDVIKDELTYRILNWNQWTLLFNKAQNGTIALAESKGAAGKLFDRGNRVNNSLPTKSDDFYPEFAKTVKELEDFARDRIRQAVVDLLNKLAHQVVLEREKLQAILSPDMEEFIEDKFGVEAADLFYKLLLGCDPNQWKEAIIVEINNQDQAISPEIMFPLARRDEKHSIGQIFDWSPERNQNSSRAANHQLFVLRLRDEITASASLHLVQYVSEVNQQVNAELEGILDQIIPSLQNLSKKEELLRYIAAGDSTPELAIPTWLEILSDIAAINESDIYEYF